The Streptomyces avermitilis MA-4680 = NBRC 14893 genome contains a region encoding:
- a CDS encoding TetR/AcrR family transcriptional regulator gives MATQTRRYHHGDLRAALLTRAEETLRERGPAALSLRELARDLGVSHAAPSRHFKDKQALLDALALTGFGRLAASMAASRESAGETFAERLATMSRAYVDFATANAELLDLMYSIKHDPQASEALVTASQQWAEQLVELIGAGQRRGEVREGPLERVGLPIFATLHGYASLAVSGMLPADAVEHGLADVIAHMLRGCAPDQAAAPLVP, from the coding sequence ATGGCTACGCAGACCCGCCGTTACCACCACGGAGACCTTCGCGCCGCGCTGCTCACCCGGGCCGAGGAGACGCTCAGGGAGAGGGGCCCGGCCGCCCTGTCCCTGCGCGAGCTCGCTCGCGACCTGGGCGTCAGCCATGCCGCACCGAGTCGCCACTTCAAGGACAAGCAGGCCCTGCTGGACGCACTGGCACTGACGGGCTTCGGCCGGCTGGCCGCGTCCATGGCGGCGTCGCGGGAGTCGGCGGGCGAGACGTTCGCCGAGCGGCTGGCCACCATGTCCCGCGCCTACGTGGACTTCGCGACGGCCAACGCCGAGCTGCTCGACCTGATGTACTCGATCAAGCACGATCCACAGGCGTCCGAGGCCCTGGTCACCGCGTCCCAGCAGTGGGCCGAGCAGCTGGTGGAGCTGATCGGGGCGGGTCAGCGCCGGGGCGAGGTACGGGAGGGCCCGTTGGAACGCGTCGGGCTGCCGATCTTCGCGACGCTGCACGGCTACGCCAGCCTGGCGGTGAGCGGCATGCTGCCCGCCGACGCGGTCGAACACGGCCTGGCCGACGTGATCGCACACATGCTGCGGGGGTGCGCACCCGACCAGGCCGCCGCCCCCCTCGTACCCTGA